One part of the Acidobacteriota bacterium genome encodes these proteins:
- a CDS encoding DUF1501 domain-containing protein, with product MHTISRRDLLTWFALTPTVPLFVRRSAQAASGGSQASHDGRVVVVLRLRGGNDGLNTVVPVRDDRYYRARPTIAIPRQQTLPIDGSDLGLNPWLGDVRRLMDDGLAGIVQGVGYPRSSRSHSRATEIWETGSVARKAPEHGWLGRYLDHACECGDEPLAGVQFAESLGRTLASASGRSTAIGHPELLLGMDAAPTVSVGARGPPPRRRARPTRRTSRRGPRPPPTADTTRGRR from the coding sequence ATGCACACCATCAGCCGACGCGACCTGCTGACCTGGTTCGCACTGACACCGACCGTGCCGTTGTTCGTCCGGCGGAGCGCCCAGGCGGCCAGCGGTGGATCCCAGGCGAGCCACGACGGGCGCGTCGTGGTCGTCCTGCGCCTGCGGGGCGGCAACGACGGGCTGAACACGGTCGTGCCGGTCCGCGACGACCGCTACTATCGGGCGCGCCCGACGATCGCGATCCCGCGGCAACAGACGCTGCCGATCGACGGGAGCGACCTCGGCCTGAACCCCTGGCTCGGCGACGTGCGCCGCCTGATGGACGACGGGCTTGCCGGCATCGTGCAGGGTGTGGGCTACCCGCGGTCGTCCCGGTCGCACTCGCGCGCGACCGAGATCTGGGAGACCGGCTCCGTGGCCCGCAAGGCGCCGGAGCACGGCTGGCTGGGCCGGTACCTCGATCACGCCTGCGAGTGCGGCGACGAGCCGCTGGCCGGCGTGCAGTTCGCCGAATCGCTCGGCCGGACGCTGGCCTCCGCGTCGGGACGCAGCACGGCGATAGGCCATCCCGAGCTGCTGCTGGGAATGGACGCGGCCCCGACCGTCTCCGTGGGGGCGCGGGGGCCCCCCCCCCGCCGCCGCGCCCGGCCCACACGACGTACAAGCCGCCGAGGGCCGCGCCCCCCCCCGACCGCCGACACCACCCGGGGCCGCCGCG